The Aspergillus flavus chromosome 6, complete sequence nucleotide sequence CTCAGGTGCTCCCGACGGTTGCAATCCGGAAACGACCCAATGCCGCCAGTAGGCGAATTTGGGGTCATCTGGGGTCGGTGCATCTGGGTCTATCAAGAGCAAGGTATATTTCTCTGGAGATTCAAGGTCCCTCTTTTGTACATTAACTATTAGCTGCCGGCGGGGAAATCCACATCAATGCTGTATGGTAACATACCTCGGCTGCAAAAGTGATTTTCGGAGCTGATTTACAATCACTGACTCTGAATAGATTTCCCAGAGAAACTGATTTCTCACCGAATGCTACCTGAAGCTCTGTTGTTGGGGTAAAGTCTTCGGGGATGAGGGGTGCGGAGCTGGGAAACAGCCCTGCTTGGCGCAGGGACGGGATCAAGTTCACCACTTGAGTTTCTGACATTTGGTTACTTTTATAGGCTGCTACTATGAGACAACAATACCTATAGAAGAGGGGGGGTGTAGTTGTATAAATAAGCGCGTTACTTTACGTCGCAGATGGTTGGGATGCAGACTCGGAATATCAGTGGTGGAAGAATCCCAGAGATTCCGTCTTGGCCCCTGGAGATCCAGTtaaatgtatgtacattggCCAACTCTGACAGATGCTGATTTCCCCTGGAGACGagagataagaaagaaaagacactTCTCATTGACAGAGTTTGATGCCAATGGTGGATACCAGTGCCATCCGGAGCGCTTGGACGTCACCTACTACCAATTCGTTAATCCCCGCCTACATGACATAACCAATCCACTCAGTCATGAACGTAGTGTCTAGGAGCTTCCCTTTGCCgttaaaaagtattttccCAGTGCTTAGAAAAGTGACCTAGGGATGCAAATTTAGTTGAAATGAGGAGGGCGTCATGAAGAGATTAGGAGGATTCTCACGGCAGTTTTGGGTCCTGTACCTGGAGCGGCTATAAAAGACTGTATTTTAGTGGAAAGCTATTAGAATGAAATGAAAGTATGAGTAGTAGAGTATGGTATATAAGTCTAACATATGCGTTCGTCTATGGAGGAAAAAGCAGCGCTACGCCGGACAGATAATAGGAAGAGTAATCTTATAGATACTATTCGAATAGGGCCATCAATTCAATAAACTCTGCTTAGAATTGTTGGGTGGTAGGCAGGATTCCAGCTTCTCGAATGATATATCCAAGTGGCTCTGATCCCTTGATATTcattattagtaaatatagaataaaatgaCCTCTCCGTAACAGAAATATTCATATCTAGATGCCCCTAAACCAAAAGAGTTGAATCCCTTCAGTTTTGATGATTCTGAGGAGTACGTCTTGGTTGCTAAGTACTAGAATTTGAAACCACAACTGAGCCTTCCATTGTACCATACCGTTCAGGACCTTGCAAGGTGCTTTTCcatggaaaagaatagtaTACTTTGTTGGGGATTGTAGTTCGATTGGAAAGCCGCATCCGCAGTAACAATCCTCTGTCTATACCTCAATTAGCCATTGATCAATCATGCTAATTGATGGACAGTAACTTATTCAGAAACTCTCGAAAAACAAGAATCACCCAtcaatgttttcttttcttgggagAGAAtaacttcttctccaacccaCTCCAGCTTTCCCCTCCCAGGTGAAGTCCCTTTTCCTCAACCAGGTTTGCAAAATTTTTGTCCTTCTCTAACCGCTTCAAGTCGATATCCAATGCTTGTGCCATTATAGGAGCAAGATCATGGGCAGCACAGATACGAAAGTCACCGCTTTCGGAACGTTTCTTGCTACGTCGATCGAGACGCTTATCAAGTTCCTCTTTAACGAACTGTGTGAATTCCTTGCCGTCGATCATGGTCTTCTTTATTGTATCTGCTTCTTTCGGGGTGAAGTACGGTTCGCCGATGAAAGATGGATCAACGATCCTTTCGAGCCGTTTATTAGAAGCTGGTTTGTCAAAGCTCTTGAGGTCGGCAACTAAAACGTGTATTCGATACCAGAGGTTGGGAAAAGAGGAGGAGTCTTTGAGATCTGTCACGGTGAGACATGGGATGTTGGGGGTATCTTCGGTATTCATATTGTTCGGTGTGGATGACGATGGTGCCATAATGTAAtggatgggaagaagaagaaatgggaTTTTCTCGTTCTATTTTCTCGTTAGACTTCTATGAGCTTTTTAAAATGAGTATAGAAGGTAGACGAGGAGTACTTGGGAAGTTATTGGGGATTTATTGTAATAGGGGATAAGTCAGGGAGGAATGAATCATCGTAAGGTACCGTGACTATGGTAGCCTACTCGTCGATTGCTTCATTCGCTTGTCATCAAGACGTCGGTGGTCTTCTTACTTGACAGTACCGTACCATCACTATTATCGGCAGAATATACGGTTAGAGTCACGGCCTTTGTATTGTGAGTCATGAATATCCAACCTTTACGATCAAGATAGTgaccttcttcaccaattAGAGCGGGATGGAGATGTGCTGGGAAGTACAGCGTTTGTTGCTATGGTCTCAGAGCTCAAATGCTGAAACGAGTCATAACAATGACGGAAAACTCATATTTCGGGACGACTTGGTTTATCTGTTTGCTGCGTATGAAGAAAATCTCCTTGTTTCCGGTCCAGCCACTTTCACCCTTCAAAATGTATATCTACTGCTATTGCATATGCTGCTTCGTGTGTAGCCTTCATGTAAGATATAAATGAGTATACATCAGGGTACATGAGAGACAGAGCCTCCTAACaactatagaaatagatacaTGATGCTCCTTAATACTAGCCGGTCGTGTAGTATTAGGTGCAAGACGTGCACGGAAAGCAATGTCAATGAACCGGTATACTTAGGGTTTACAATGGGGTATTTATGTATATGCATAGCTTATGTAAGGAGTACTACACTAATGCACGATATCAATATCCATATCAAGATCTATCAATTTCTATATACGACAGCTTCCGCCCATAAATTACAAATCTATAAACCTTACAGGACCATTAACACCCGAACTCAACAACACAAAACTACCAAAACCTCAACCACccaccaaccaaaacccGCCTTaataaacaaaagaaaagaaaagaaaaatgccCACGAAAACACCCACCCAAGCCGACTTCCCACCACACCTAAACATCTCAATCACCGCCCCAAACACCACCACAACAAGCACACGCCCACCGCccaacatcctcctcctcctgcaCGGCATCGGCGACACCAGCGCCACATTCAGCACCTTCGGCCGCGCCCTCAACCTCCCCGAAACAACCGTCCTCACCCTCCAAGCACCAACACCCCTCCCATTCGACCTCCCCGGATTCCACTGGGGCGATGACATCTCCTTCGATTCCGCCACGGGGGCGCTGGACATGGATGCCGGGTTTGCGCGCGCAACGCGCACGATAGTCAACGAGGTGATTCGCGGGGTTCTCCTTCAGAAATGCGGGTATAAGTTGCGGGAGATTATGATTCTTGGGTTCGGGCAGGGGGGTATGGTAGGGCTTGTTTGTGCAAGAGAATTGGGGATACAGCCTAAGGTTCAGGATGTGGGTGATTCTGGTGCGAATGATGGTGCTGGGATTGGGGGAGATATGGCATTGTCAGGGGTTATTTCTATTGGGGCGCCGTATCCGATTTCGGGGAGTGTGGTGGGTGAGAAGAATCGGACGCCGGTGTTGCTGGTTGCTGGACGCGATTCGGAGGTCGTGAGTGATGGGGCGGTTAGGAGGACGAAGGGGGTTTTTGAATTTGTGGAGGTCGCGAGGTATGCTAGGAGGGGAGATGGGATGCCCAAGTCTAGGGAGGAGATGCTGCCTGTTATGAGGTTTTTGGCGCGCAGGTTGAGGAGTTGGCAAGGGGTTCCCGAGGGAAGTGTGGAGATTGCTTAGGGTTGTTTTGGGACTTGGAAGAGTGAATCTTATGCATGGTGTGTAGTGATGATGGGTGTAGACTGGTTCAGACGATGTTGTGGCGCTTTGGTGGTCTACTGGACTATGGATTGGTAGGGGTAACATGAGGCGATGGTAAGTATGGTACATTGCATGATCTACACGGGTCTATGCGATGAAACTCAGTCCACCTGCTCCAGGGCTTTTCTTGCCCGATCGATCGCCTTCCTGGCCTCAGTTTCGGCGACATCCTCGTTTCGTGGTCCACCTTCTTGCACGACGGCGTGCAGGTGCTCCTCCGTCTTAATCAATGCCGTCCGGCCCTCCTCCCGGACTTCGTCTTCAAAGAAAGTGCGGGCAGATTCCCACTTCTTTTGTTGCCGTCGTAGGGCGTAGATCAATCCAACTGCAACAATTGTGCCGGTCTCGTACACCGACGCTGTCGGAATGGAAACATATGTCAGTGCCGACAGAGCGGATGTCAAGGTAGTGGTTGACATGCTGAAAAGGACTAGCCTCTGCGCCATTGCCTGCAGGGAGGGCACCGTCGTCTCAAGTAGCCGGTTGCGACTCGTGGTTATCTGAGTCGGCCAGAGCTCATCGGATTCTGATTCACCATTCGTGGAGTCGTTGAGAAGCTGTTGCGCTGGTTGAGGGGCGTCCTTTAGTTGCATCCCAAGACCGGCCTGGTGGAATCTCCCCGCAGTCCAGATCACCTCTTTCTCTGCACGCGGCAGATAGTTCTTTTCCAAAATCTCTGACGTGATCATGCCTACGTCGTCCACATGCCAGAACAGCTTCCACCAGGCAAGACCCTTCCATTTCTTTGTCGCGAATCCTTCTTCGAGTGAGCTGCGCAGTTCTATATGTCCCCTCTCCGCCCACTCGGTCACTGAACGGTCTAGGTTCTCCCGGACATCGTCTGAAATTGTGGCTGCCTTTTGATCCTGCGATAATCTGTTCTCGTCGGCAGCAACTCCAGCCTCTGCGGCGTCAATCAGAGACGTAATAAGAGACTTGAGGGAGGGGTCGAGAGCCCCTTCCGTTGGCAACGACGACAACCAATCTTGAACAGCCTGTACACCACTTCCATTCCAACCACGTTCATAGAGAGAGGCGTTTTGCACGGATTCGCGGAACTTCTCGAGGGCTTCGTCCGCTCGATCGATGTCTACGAATGCGATTCGGTCATTGCTTTTCTGTGGGGCGGTAACTGGCAAATCGACAGCCCCATAAACTGAGcttgtttccttctttagGTCTGCCCGAGAGACTAAACCGTTATACGCAACCAATCCGTCCACTCCACGACCGCACACAACAGTTCTGTGGACTGGGTATCGTACGGCATTATGTCGGCCGGAATGTGAAGTCGGAATCGTCACTGTGGGGACGAGGAATGTATCTGCCGTGAAATGCGCATCCGATAACTCTGTCTCAGCACCTAAGGTAGACACTAGGATTTCAAGGTTGCCTTTCTTAAGGATAGGGGAGGGCACGGAGATAGTAGGGAGAAGGTTGTTCGGAATGGACTCTGATACTTCGCCGTATCTGTCGAGTGTCAGCAAAGCCTCCTCTCCTTGTCCCACACCGATACAATCCAAGCATACCGAATCAGCAAGCCCTGTGTAGGATCAGAGTCGTAGGCATCCAGTGCATCCTCCCAGCTCTCCCTTGTATTTAATGGATCGGCGAGTAACAAGCGCACAAGCTTCCGCGCGGCAGTCGCATCGTTAAGACCGAGAACTATTGATATGTCAGCAAATATATCTGAGAGTACTGTTTGAGAAAGAAACCCACCAGCAACACGGATTATGGGTGTTTCACTCTCCAATCCGCGCAAAGCAAGCTGCAATCGGCTGATATTCACCTGCTCCGTGGCCACACCTTGAATCTTATTCAGCGCCTCATATAGCTCCCTCAAGCGCGGTGGCACATGTCGGGCGTGAATCACAGACGATGTAGTGATGGGAcgagaggagaaaagagagagacgtTTAGCTTCTAGCCGGGGAGAAACGATGCCGTTCCGACGCGTGGACAGGGTCCGTCTCCGTGTTGCGCAGGACGGGCAGTAATATGCTGCAGCTTTCTCCCCAGCACGCGGCAAGCCCTTAGAGAGCGAGCCGCGCAGTTTAGGAGGCATTGATGGGTGGGAGAGGGTATTTGGCGGGAAGGTGGAGGGTATTAGTGGTATATGGATTTGGAAGGGCGGATAATTGGAGTTGGTGTTGAGTCTTGGCGGCCGCGGAGGCCCGTGACTGCCGATTCCCAGTATTACGACGAAACAATTCTTGATACACTCCAATGCTGCATACGGATGTTTTTATGACTAgactaaaaaaagaaaaactgcCTACAGGTACCGCACAGTTATAAACAAAATAGGGGGGTGTCATGGTGTATCGATTCATCAACTCATGGAGCCAAGACGTCACGGACGCCTCGATAAATACAACAATAGCCTGTCGCAGTTCCAATACTCAATGCAATAAAAGCCTGTCTCTTCGTGACAGACAGGGCATAATATTATGTAGCTGGGCCGTTCGCCAGAGGAAAAGCTCCTCGTTATATCGTCCGACTCAGAGGCGCTTTATACAGGTACGGATCAATATTTGCACACGAGA carries:
- a CDS encoding phosphatidylethanolamine-binding protein, which gives rise to MSETQVVNLIPSLRQAGLFPSSAPLIPEDFTPTTELQVAFGEKSVSLGNLFRVSDCKSAPKITFAAERDLESPEKYTLLLIDPDAPTPDDPKFAYWRHWVVSGLQPSGAPETVQTLTEYLGPGPKDDSRPHRYLFLLFREPHDLSLSKEDVGGEEFTARRSFKAAEWVQRHGLELVAVNWMLGAGDGWHE
- a CDS encoding phospholipase/Carboxylesterase superfamily (unnamed protein product), coding for MPTKTPTQADFPPHLNISITAPNTTTTSTRPPPNILLLLHGIGDTSATFSTFGRALNLPETTVLTLQAPTPLPFDLPGFHWGDDISFDSATGALDMDAGFARATRTIVNEVIRGVLLQKCGYKLREIMILGFGQGGMVGLVCARELGIQPKVQDVGDSGANDGAGIGGDMALSGVISIGAPYPISGSVVGEKNRTPVLLVAGRDSEVVSDGAVRRTKGVFEFVEVARYARRGDGMPKSREEMLPVMRFLARRLRSWQGVPEGSVEIA